The Brevinematales bacterium genome has a segment encoding these proteins:
- the ppdK gene encoding pyruvate, phosphate dikinase, with amino-acid sequence MAKNKKYVYFFGKGKAEGTGKMKDILGGKGAGLAEMTNIGLPVPAGFTISAEVCDYYYKNDRKYPEGLIEEIEEHLRRLEETTGKKFGDPKNPLLVSVRSGAAVSMPGMMDTILNLGLNDESVKGLAELTNNPRFAYDAYRRFIQMFGDVVLGINKNEFEEILENKKKQKGVHLDSELSAEDLIDIVEKYKEVYKKHGFVFPQDPRKQLDMAIEAVFKSWMNERAIKYREINEIRGLLGTAVNVVEMVFGNMGEDSGTGVGFTRNPNNGDKEFYAEFLPNAQGEDVVAGIRTPMKIDELKKRLPEVYDQLIKVAELLERHYKDVQDIEFTVERKKLFLLQTRSAKRTGFAAVRIAVDMVKEGIITEEEAIMRVQPSHIDQLLHPMIDPSEKYDDKVIVKGLPASPGAATGQVVFFAKDAEEWTKKGKQVILLRPETSPEDIGGMHASKGILTARGGLTSHAAVVARGMGKPCIVGCEDLIVDEKSKVAKTKDGRYTIREGDWITIDGKTGYVIQGQLKLTKGEITGYFAEFMSWVDKYRKLGVRANAETPEDARKAREFGAEGIGLARTEHMFFGPEKERILYFRSMIISDTYEDRVKALEKLKEFQRKDFEELFEIMEGLPVTIRLLDPPLHEFLPHEEEQMKEVAKELGVPVEKIKTRYEQLKEFNPMLGFRGSRLAVVYPEIYEMQIRAIFEAACNLRKNGRNVIVEIMLPIISELKEFTLLKKRLEKVAKETMDRIGINIEYKFGTMIEVPRAALTADEIAKEADFFSFGTNDLTQMTYAFSRDDIGKFIDAYKNSNILEDDPFKTLDTKGVGELIRIAINKGRSVKHNLKVGICGEHGGDPRSIQFCYEVGMDYVSASPYRVPIARLAAAQATVSGGKAKHSD; translated from the coding sequence ATGGCTAAGAATAAAAAATATGTTTATTTCTTTGGAAAAGGTAAGGCTGAGGGAACAGGAAAAATGAAAGATATACTAGGGGGTAAAGGTGCTGGTCTCGCTGAAATGACAAATATAGGGTTGCCAGTTCCGGCTGGATTTACTATTTCTGCTGAGGTTTGTGATTACTATTATAAAAATGACAGAAAGTATCCAGAAGGATTAATTGAAGAAATAGAAGAGCATCTGAGAAGGCTTGAGGAAACTACGGGTAAAAAATTTGGAGATCCAAAAAATCCTCTTCTTGTATCTGTTAGATCAGGTGCTGCTGTATCTATGCCTGGTATGATGGATACTATACTGAATCTAGGTCTAAATGATGAGAGTGTTAAGGGATTAGCTGAGTTGACTAATAATCCAAGGTTTGCATATGATGCCTACAGAAGGTTTATACAGATGTTTGGAGATGTTGTATTAGGAATAAATAAAAATGAATTTGAGGAAATTCTCGAAAATAAGAAGAAGCAAAAGGGGGTACATCTTGATAGTGAGTTAAGCGCAGAGGATTTAATAGATATTGTTGAAAAATATAAGGAAGTTTATAAAAAACATGGATTTGTGTTTCCGCAAGATCCTAGGAAACAACTCGATATGGCTATAGAAGCTGTGTTTAAATCTTGGATGAATGAGAGAGCTATAAAATATAGAGAGATAAACGAAATTAGGGGATTACTTGGTACTGCTGTTAATGTGGTTGAGATGGTATTTGGTAATATGGGAGAAGATTCAGGAACGGGTGTTGGATTTACTAGAAATCCTAATAATGGAGATAAAGAATTTTATGCAGAGTTTTTGCCTAATGCTCAAGGTGAAGATGTTGTTGCGGGTATAAGAACTCCGATGAAGATAGATGAGCTCAAAAAGAGGCTTCCCGAAGTTTATGATCAACTTATTAAGGTTGCTGAGCTACTTGAGAGACACTATAAGGATGTTCAAGATATTGAATTTACTGTTGAAAGAAAGAAATTATTTTTATTACAAACTAGATCTGCTAAAAGGACAGGATTTGCTGCAGTTAGAATAGCTGTTGATATGGTTAAGGAAGGTATAATAACAGAAGAAGAAGCTATAATGAGAGTTCAACCTTCTCATATAGATCAATTATTACATCCTATGATTGATCCTTCTGAGAAGTACGATGATAAAGTTATAGTGAAAGGGCTTCCAGCGTCGCCAGGTGCTGCTACTGGACAAGTTGTATTCTTCGCAAAAGATGCTGAAGAATGGACTAAAAAAGGTAAGCAAGTTATACTCCTAAGACCAGAAACTTCTCCTGAAGATATTGGTGGAATGCATGCTTCTAAAGGAATACTGACTGCAAGAGGAGGGTTAACATCTCATGCCGCTGTGGTTGCTAGAGGTATGGGTAAACCTTGTATTGTCGGATGCGAAGACTTGATTGTTGATGAAAAATCTAAAGTAGCTAAAACAAAAGATGGCAGATATACTATAAGAGAAGGTGATTGGATAACTATTGATGGTAAAACTGGTTATGTAATTCAAGGTCAATTAAAACTTACAAAAGGTGAAATAACAGGTTATTTTGCTGAGTTTATGAGTTGGGTTGATAAATATAGAAAGTTAGGTGTTAGAGCAAACGCAGAAACCCCAGAAGATGCTAGGAAAGCAAGAGAGTTTGGTGCTGAAGGAATAGGACTTGCTAGGACAGAGCATATGTTCTTTGGGCCTGAAAAGGAAAGAATACTATACTTTAGAAGTATGATTATTTCTGATACCTATGAAGATAGAGTTAAGGCACTTGAAAAGCTTAAAGAATTTCAGAGAAAAGATTTTGAAGAACTGTTTGAAATTATGGAAGGTTTACCTGTCACTATAAGGTTACTTGATCCACCATTACATGAGTTTTTGCCACATGAAGAAGAACAAATGAAAGAAGTTGCGAAAGAGCTTGGTGTACCAGTTGAGAAAATAAAAACTAGGTATGAACAACTTAAAGAGTTTAATCCAATGTTGGGATTTAGGGGGTCTAGACTTGCGGTTGTGTATCCAGAGATATATGAGATGCAGATAAGAGCGATTTTTGAAGCTGCATGTAATTTGAGGAAGAATGGTAGAAATGTTATAGTTGAGATAATGTTACCTATAATAAGTGAATTGAAAGAATTCACTCTCTTGAAGAAAAGACTTGAAAAAGTTGCTAAGGAGACTATGGATAGAATTGGAATAAATATTGAATACAAGTTTGGTACTATGATAGAGGTACCAAGAGCTGCATTGACTGCCGATGAGATTGCGAAAGAAGCAGATTTCTTCTCATTTGGTACTAATGATTTAACTCAGATGACTTATGCTTTCTCAAGAGATGACATAGGTAAATTTATAGACGCTTATAAAAACTCAAATATACTTGAAGATGATCCTTTCAAAACATTGGATACTAAAGGAGTAGGAGAACTTATTAGAATAGCGATAAATAAAGGTAGAAGTGTAAAACATAATCTTAAAGTAGGTATATGTGGTGAGCATGGAGGTGATCCAAGATCAATTCAATTCTGTTATGAGGTGGGTATGGATTATGTAAGTGCTTCTCCCTACAGAGTTCCTATTGCAAGATTAGCTGCAGCACAGGCTACTGTAAGTGGTGGTAAAGCGAAACACAGTGATTAG
- a CDS encoding TonB-dependent receptor plug domain-containing protein, producing the protein MSRIFIILIFIISFSFLISVGYSQITEEDFFKIEESIVVAATKQKQTVSEAPATVYAIDQKTLKILGFSELNQVLRFVPGVDVYDPDFFLFGGQRGFVGAFDTTLVLLDGVEMNNNIAGESFISHNYPLSHIERIEVIQGPASSLYGANAVGGIINLVTYEEDKINGMRAGVKFGSYNTLSPFALLGGKVGDFKYKVFGRVFLTDGPNYYDSVTKYYIYAPQTPNVNRRPQYSLWDYNDTGYNRYLYAKLSYGPFYLGGVYNYQIDGRGVQDIQWVYYFDEDGRDQRILFGGFEGFIIPDYLKLKLEQRVWQDYLWGNHTQVSDINDVLPNGYATNTQDTNITRGDIEAWRGFYSNLKSPGSLRFQTELQLALYFAEKHRLTGGVVIDILRGIGASWNRLDYSTLVSGPTNVIDIHPYVDVEKQLASWTKLGGYLQWEVPLISELLFLTLGGRGDIYFVSNQTRFELNPRSGIVVKPFEGAAFKLLAGKAFREPTVFELWSAANKIGGVQELKYASTWTFEISWFQIVSDWLQNYVTGFYNYGENFKVTIPEQGVGVIEVPIVRIWGVEEYLRITLPFFQNIQLTLGYTYQKGLQSYWKVAVQGTTTNSNWVDSSVPTIPEHKGFAIISYRILENLYLSVLNYIVGEIDPGTGNSLSTTLGKLPAYWIVDLSLLANNVITFANVSYDLNVSVRNLLNQEWWNLNPRNGGMGLSPAAFPQKGINFEVSLTGRL; encoded by the coding sequence ATGAGTAGGATTTTCATAATTTTGATTTTTATTATCTCTTTTTCTTTCCTTATTAGTGTAGGTTACTCTCAGATAACCGAAGAGGACTTTTTCAAGATTGAGGAGAGTATAGTAGTTGCTGCTACTAAGCAAAAGCAAACTGTTTCAGAAGCGCCTGCTACTGTTTACGCTATAGATCAGAAGACTTTGAAAATTTTAGGTTTTTCTGAGCTTAATCAGGTGTTAAGGTTTGTTCCAGGTGTAGATGTTTATGATCCTGATTTCTTTCTCTTTGGTGGGCAACGAGGATTTGTTGGAGCTTTTGATACTACTCTCGTTTTACTCGATGGTGTTGAGATGAATAATAACATTGCTGGTGAATCTTTTATTAGCCATAATTATCCGCTTTCACATATAGAAAGAATTGAGGTAATACAGGGACCAGCATCATCTCTTTATGGTGCTAACGCAGTAGGTGGTATAATAAACTTGGTTACCTATGAAGAAGATAAAATTAATGGTATGAGAGCGGGTGTAAAGTTTGGTTCGTATAATACTCTTTCTCCTTTTGCTTTACTCGGTGGTAAAGTTGGTGATTTTAAATACAAAGTTTTTGGTAGGGTTTTCCTTACAGATGGTCCCAATTACTATGATAGTGTTACTAAGTATTATATCTATGCACCTCAAACACCTAACGTAAATAGGAGACCTCAGTACTCACTGTGGGATTATAATGACACAGGTTACAACAGGTATTTGTATGCTAAACTAAGTTATGGACCTTTCTATTTGGGTGGAGTTTATAACTACCAAATAGATGGTAGAGGAGTGCAAGATATACAATGGGTTTATTATTTTGATGAAGATGGTAGAGATCAAAGGATTCTATTTGGTGGATTTGAAGGTTTTATTATACCGGATTATCTAAAACTTAAACTGGAGCAAAGAGTTTGGCAAGATTATTTGTGGGGTAATCATACACAAGTTAGTGATATTAATGATGTACTACCTAATGGTTATGCAACTAATACTCAGGATACTAACATAACAAGAGGGGATATTGAAGCTTGGAGAGGTTTCTATTCAAATCTCAAATCTCCTGGAAGTTTGAGATTCCAAACAGAGCTACAGCTTGCGTTATATTTTGCTGAAAAGCACAGATTAACTGGAGGTGTTGTTATTGATATACTAAGAGGTATAGGGGCATCTTGGAATAGATTGGATTACTCAACTCTTGTCTCAGGACCTACAAATGTTATTGATATTCATCCTTACGTTGATGTAGAGAAACAATTAGCATCTTGGACAAAATTAGGTGGTTACTTGCAATGGGAAGTTCCTTTAATTAGTGAGTTATTGTTCCTTACGCTTGGTGGTAGAGGTGATATTTATTTTGTAAGTAACCAAACTAGGTTTGAACTAAACCCAAGGAGTGGTATAGTAGTGAAACCATTTGAAGGTGCTGCTTTCAAATTGCTTGCTGGAAAAGCGTTCAGAGAGCCAACAGTTTTTGAATTGTGGAGTGCAGCAAATAAAATAGGTGGTGTCCAAGAACTCAAGTATGCTTCAACATGGACTTTTGAGATCAGTTGGTTCCAGATAGTTTCTGATTGGTTACAAAATTATGTTACAGGGTTTTATAACTATGGTGAAAATTTCAAAGTTACCATACCAGAACAGGGGGTAGGTGTTATAGAAGTTCCTATTGTCAGGATATGGGGAGTTGAAGAGTATCTAAGAATAACTCTACCCTTCTTCCAAAATATTCAGCTAACTCTTGGTTATACCTATCAGAAAGGGTTACAATCATATTGGAAAGTTGCAGTTCAAGGTACAACGACAAATTCAAATTGGGTAGATAGCAGCGTTCCAACGATACCAGAACATAAAGGTTTTGCTATAATTTCTTACAGGATCCTTGAGAATCTATACTTATCTGTTTTGAATTACATAGTAGGTGAGATTGATCCGGGAACTGGTAATTCGTTATCTACAACTTTGGGTAAATTACCTGCTTATTGGATTGTTGATCTTTCTCTACTAGCCAATAATGTTATTACATTTGCTAATGTTTCATATGATTTGAATGTTTCTGTAAGGAATTTACTCAATCAAGAGTGGTGGAATCTTAACCCAAGAAATGGTGGTATGGGACTTTCACCTGCAGCGTTTCCTCAAAAAGGAATAAACTTTGAGGTTTCTTTGACAGGTAGGTTGTAG
- a CDS encoding RluA family pseudouridine synthase, producing the protein MKIVCSKYDEGHRVDVVISKYVPFTRSQIKSKISTVYVNGQIRNFGYKVKFGDVIEFEDIQPEKTYLEPEPISIEIIYQDEDIAVVNKPYNMVVHPAPGHWSGTLVNAILYNLKDRLSTVGGYIRPGIVHRLDKETSGIIVIALNDKSHFRLSSFFKNRLVHKEYWALVCGKISERNFVIDKPIGRNPKNRHKMAIVLDGREAITEFEVIDCNEEFSLVVARPITGRTHQIRVHLKSINHPIVADPLYGVNIREHKVKFNIPDGFIPLTSRKIVFPHPNQDKMMVFEIDLPIEFKDLIQKVGLRNFKVSQ; encoded by the coding sequence ATGAAGATAGTTTGTTCAAAGTATGATGAGGGACACAGAGTAGATGTTGTTATATCAAAGTACGTACCATTTACTAGGAGTCAGATTAAGTCAAAGATTAGTACTGTTTATGTAAATGGGCAAATTAGAAATTTTGGATATAAAGTTAAGTTTGGTGATGTGATTGAATTTGAAGATATACAACCTGAAAAGACGTATTTAGAGCCTGAACCGATAAGTATTGAGATAATATATCAGGATGAAGATATAGCAGTTGTTAACAAGCCGTATAATATGGTAGTTCATCCTGCTCCTGGTCATTGGAGTGGTACTCTTGTTAATGCTATTCTTTACAACCTCAAGGATAGACTTTCAACAGTTGGTGGATACATAAGGCCTGGTATAGTTCATAGACTTGATAAAGAAACTTCCGGAATTATAGTGATTGCCTTGAACGATAAGTCACATTTTAGGTTATCTTCTTTCTTCAAGAATAGGTTGGTACATAAGGAATATTGGGCATTAGTATGTGGTAAAATATCTGAGAGAAACTTTGTAATAGATAAACCAATAGGTAGAAATCCTAAAAATAGACATAAGATGGCAATAGTTTTGGATGGTAGAGAGGCTATTACTGAATTTGAGGTTATAGATTGTAATGAAGAATTTTCTTTAGTTGTTGCAAGACCAATAACTGGTAGAACTCACCAAATAAGAGTACATCTCAAGAGTATAAATCATCCTATAGTTGCTGACCCTTTGTATGGGGTTAATATCAGAGAGCATAAAGTTAAATTTAATATACCTGATGGTTTTATTCCTCTAACTTCTAGAAAAATAGTATTTCCACATCCAAATCAAGATAAAATGATGGTTTTTGAAATTGATTTACCAATAGAGTTTAAGGATTTAATTCAAAAAGTTGGTTTACGAAATTTTAAAGTTTCTCAGTAG
- the queC gene encoding 7-cyano-7-deazaguanine synthase QueC — MDRAIVLHSGGLDSTTALFWAREKFDEIVALNILYGQKHSIETFLSRKVCDEFEIPRIEIDISSLKFLLSSSSLVGKHEITEKEYPDRGIISTYVPMRNTLLGIIAGIIAEIRDIENIILGIHASDNPNYPDTRPEWASALETVLTAGSKFAFEGRRLKVHTPFINLKKKDIIKIGKELRVPFELTWSCYSPRILGHIIKPCMECPSCNSRRKAFEEAEVPDPLGSIEI; from the coding sequence ATGGACAGAGCTATAGTTTTACATTCAGGTGGTTTGGATAGTACCACTGCTCTATTCTGGGCCAGAGAGAAGTTTGATGAAATAGTAGCACTTAATATACTTTACGGACAAAAGCACTCTATAGAAACTTTTCTATCAAGGAAAGTATGTGATGAATTTGAAATACCAAGAATTGAGATAGATATATCAAGTTTAAAATTTCTACTATCAAGCTCATCTTTAGTAGGTAAACATGAAATTACCGAAAAGGAATACCCTGATAGGGGTATAATCTCAACATATGTACCTATGCGAAATACTTTATTAGGTATAATAGCGGGAATAATAGCAGAAATAAGAGATATAGAAAATATAATCCTAGGAATACACGCAAGTGATAATCCAAACTATCCAGACACTCGTCCCGAATGGGCTAGTGCTCTTGAAACAGTGTTAACCGCAGGTTCGAAATTTGCATTCGAAGGCAGAAGATTAAAAGTTCATACACCATTTATAAATCTCAAGAAAAAAGACATAATTAAAATAGGAAAAGAACTCAGAGTACCTTTTGAATTGACTTGGAGTTGTTACTCACCTAGAATACTAGGACACATAATAAAACCTTGTATGGAATGCCCCTCCTGTAATTCTAGAAGAAAAGCATTTGAAGAGGCGGAAGTACCAGATCCCTTAGGATCTATTGAAATCTAG
- a CDS encoding energy-coupling factor ABC transporter permease, protein MDMLKKFYYTIIMILLLSQIGYSMHIAEGILSLNWVLLWIVFALPFVVWSLIIVINNLKSKPNYIAVLALIGALVFLITSLAIPSPVAGSVSHPAATGISSIILGPIVSVFLGFITLLIQALFMGHGGITSLGANVFSMAVVGSFVAFGLYKLSRLIKLPYIVAGFIAGFSADISTYLTTALQLALEFHGNETLLNVWMTLFGMFLPIQLPVSIVEGIVAGVIINMFINRAKEYIDPIVESK, encoded by the coding sequence ATGGATATGCTAAAGAAGTTTTATTATACAATCATAATGATACTACTCTTATCCCAGATAGGCTACTCAATGCATATAGCGGAAGGTATACTAAGCCTAAACTGGGTTTTATTATGGATAGTTTTTGCATTACCCTTTGTTGTATGGTCTTTAATAATAGTCATCAATAATTTAAAAAGCAAACCAAACTATATAGCAGTATTAGCACTAATAGGAGCCCTTGTTTTTTTGATAACATCACTTGCCATTCCATCACCAGTTGCTGGATCGGTATCTCATCCTGCTGCTACTGGTATTTCAAGCATAATACTAGGCCCTATAGTATCTGTATTTCTAGGTTTCATAACACTATTAATCCAAGCATTATTTATGGGACATGGTGGTATAACTTCACTTGGAGCAAACGTATTTTCAATGGCTGTAGTAGGTTCATTTGTAGCATTTGGTCTTTATAAATTATCAAGACTGATAAAACTACCATACATAGTAGCAGGGTTTATAGCAGGATTTTCAGCAGATATATCCACATACCTTACAACAGCATTACAACTAGCTCTTGAGTTTCATGGTAATGAAACATTACTGAATGTTTGGATGACACTGTTTGGTATGTTTTTACCTATACAATTACCAGTATCTATAGTTGAGGGAATAGTAGCCGGTGTAATTATAAATATGTTTATAAATAGAGCAAAAGAATACATAGATCCTATAGTTGAATCAAAATAA
- a CDS encoding ABC transporter ATP-binding protein, with protein MSFVVLDNISKWYLESNGSKVVVFRNFSLSVEKGKFVSVVGESGSGKTTLLNIIGAIDSVSEGSVYVNGVNITNMDEDGLSEFRNTKVGYVFQNHFLLKGFTVLENVIIPVMLKSSYNRIKVLNRAKELLDFLGIGDKIHRNIDEISGGERQRVSIARALINDPDIIIADEPTGNLDPKNSEIVFSLFYNLVKSMGKTCIMATHNMFLSQQTDYVINLDFNRS; from the coding sequence ATGAGTTTCGTTGTTTTAGATAATATTTCGAAATGGTATCTGGAAAGTAATGGTAGCAAAGTTGTTGTTTTTAGGAATTTCTCTCTTTCAGTTGAGAAAGGTAAGTTTGTATCTGTTGTTGGTGAAAGTGGTTCTGGTAAGACTACGCTCCTAAACATCATAGGGGCTATTGATAGTGTTAGTGAGGGTAGTGTTTATGTTAATGGTGTTAATATAACAAATATGGATGAAGATGGTCTTTCTGAGTTTAGAAATACTAAGGTTGGATATGTGTTTCAGAATCACTTTTTACTTAAAGGTTTTACAGTTTTAGAAAATGTTATTATACCTGTTATGTTAAAGAGTAGTTATAATAGGATTAAGGTTTTGAATAGAGCAAAAGAATTGCTTGATTTTCTAGGCATCGGAGACAAGATTCATAGAAATATAGATGAGATTTCTGGTGGTGAAAGGCAAAGAGTTAGTATTGCAAGGGCATTGATAAATGATCCTGATATAATTATTGCTGATGAACCTACTGGCAACCTTGATCCTAAAAACTCGGAGATAGTTTTTTCACTGTTTTATAATTTAGTAAAGAGTATGGGTAAAACATGTATAATGGCTACCCACAATATGTTTTTATCTCAGCAAACGGATTATGTTATAAACCTAGATTTCAATAGATCCTAA
- a CDS encoding NAD(P)-binding domain-containing protein yields the protein MAKIVMFEIKEDWEKSFYKKELKGNEIKFFKQTAQEVSVETYKEAEVISTFIYSKVSNDIINKLPKLKLITTRSTGFDHIDYSYAKSKGIAVSNVPNYGENTVAEHTFALILSLSRNIHKSYVRTIRGDFSIEGLRGFDLKGKRIGIIGTGRIGLHVIKMALGFDMEVVAYDKNPNTLMSSLLGFKYVSFEELISTSDIISLHIPYFPEVHHIINIETVKKMKKGVIIINTSRGGLIDNDALIYGLNKGIIAGVGLDVIEGEESLMKEDTILTNPSDYSKLITAVQSNILLHRENVVFTPHNAFNSIEAVRRIAQTTVDNIKSFLNSKPINLVNK from the coding sequence ATGGCTAAAATCGTAATGTTCGAAATAAAGGAAGATTGGGAAAAGTCATTTTACAAAAAAGAGCTAAAAGGTAATGAAATCAAATTCTTCAAACAAACGGCCCAAGAAGTATCTGTTGAAACTTATAAAGAGGCTGAAGTTATATCAACCTTCATATATTCAAAAGTTTCAAACGATATAATAAATAAGCTCCCAAAACTAAAGCTTATAACAACAAGATCCACAGGCTTTGATCATATTGATTACAGTTACGCAAAATCAAAGGGAATAGCCGTATCAAACGTACCAAACTATGGAGAAAATACTGTAGCAGAACATACATTTGCTCTAATATTATCTTTATCAAGAAACATTCACAAAAGCTATGTCAGAACAATAAGAGGAGACTTCTCCATAGAAGGATTAAGAGGATTTGATTTGAAAGGTAAAAGAATAGGAATAATAGGCACAGGTAGAATAGGACTTCATGTAATAAAAATGGCTCTAGGATTTGATATGGAAGTAGTTGCCTATGATAAAAACCCAAATACACTTATGAGTAGTTTATTAGGATTCAAGTACGTGAGTTTCGAAGAACTTATATCAACATCAGATATAATATCTCTACATATACCTTACTTCCCAGAAGTACATCACATAATAAATATAGAAACTGTTAAGAAAATGAAAAAAGGAGTAATCATAATAAACACATCAAGAGGCGGACTTATTGATAATGATGCACTTATATATGGTTTGAATAAAGGTATAATAGCAGGAGTTGGATTAGATGTAATAGAAGGAGAAGAAAGCCTTATGAAAGAAGATACAATTCTAACAAACCCTTCAGACTATTCAAAACTCATAACAGCAGTCCAAAGCAATATACTGCTACATAGAGAAAATGTAGTGTTCACACCACATAACGCATTCAATAGTATCGAAGCCGTCAGAAGAATAGCTCAAACTACTGTCGATAATATAAAATCTTTTCTAAATAGTAAACCCATAAACTTAGTCAATAAATAG
- a CDS encoding periplasmic heavy metal sensor yields the protein MKSVSKMLFVFITSVTVGLSLVGFSRSFANTNVPYMEYRAGEHKMMSYDIDFDKMFGGKLMRILSLSKDLNLTQDQQDKIFSILIQMKQRNDTVSTEIMKVRYEVSKELSKSQPDFSKVKSLNSQLARLHSEISLNTKNAFVDVISVLTPEQREKLNSMIFKVRGKGKIDR from the coding sequence ATGAAGAGTGTTTCAAAAATGCTTTTTGTGTTTATTACTTCAGTTACGGTAGGTTTAAGTTTAGTCGGTTTTTCAAGATCTTTTGCTAACACAAATGTGCCATATATGGAATATAGAGCGGGTGAACATAAGATGATGAGTTATGATATTGATTTTGATAAGATGTTTGGTGGAAAACTTATGCGTATACTTAGCCTTTCGAAAGATTTGAACTTAACTCAAGATCAGCAGGATAAGATATTTAGTATACTGATTCAGATGAAACAGAGAAATGATACTGTATCTACTGAGATTATGAAAGTAAGGTATGAGGTTTCTAAAGAACTTTCAAAATCTCAGCCAGATTTTTCAAAGGTTAAGTCGCTAAACTCTCAACTGGCAAGATTGCATTCGGAGATTTCACTTAACACTAAAAATGCTTTTGTCGACGTAATATCTGTGCTTACTCCAGAACAGAGAGAGAAATTGAATAGTATGATTTTCAAGGTACGAGGAAAGGGTAAAATTGATAGATAA
- a CDS encoding cyclic nucleotide-binding domain-containing protein produces the protein MGDAITFKVVKYKPGSYVMIEGDKIPEEFYIIQSGKVQVFETIDPIIRGTKDGVSLTKGDFFGVVSCMSRRSNMETVISLEETSLLAVHRSQFGDLIQKSAPIAVKILRFFSQKLREYDSTLTKLTFKSHADEDPYQLFNIAEYYYAKKMQEQAAYAYKKYIEYCPDGGYVSVAKMKLASIDPIIAMSEPEVDIQKSIEKYHDNQVIFCEHEYGDKAYVILKGNVRITKFVNGNEVLLAVLKEGDIFGEMSILENRPRSATATAVGEVELMYVKKESFETMVHSRPEIATRIIELLSDRIWAIYRQLANIALKDPNARIYDAIMIQIEKNRVPIKPKESFKLNFSVEDLIKFLGYPIDEGKRYLKSILEADKNITISLDGKILVNDLDKLLKDVTFYKKKLLMELKIQLSRTQQSK, from the coding sequence ATGGGAGATGCGATTACCTTTAAGGTGGTTAAATACAAGCCAGGAAGTTATGTGATGATAGAAGGTGATAAGATTCCTGAGGAGTTTTATATTATTCAAAGTGGTAAAGTTCAGGTTTTTGAGACTATAGACCCTATAATAAGAGGTACTAAAGATGGAGTTTCTTTAACCAAAGGGGACTTTTTTGGTGTAGTTTCGTGTATGAGTAGAAGGAGTAATATGGAAACAGTTATATCACTTGAAGAAACTTCTCTGTTAGCGGTACATAGATCACAGTTTGGGGATTTAATACAAAAGAGTGCTCCTATTGCGGTTAAGATCTTAAGATTTTTTAGTCAAAAACTTAGGGAATATGATTCGACACTGACAAAGTTAACATTTAAATCACACGCAGATGAAGATCCTTACCAGTTGTTTAACATAGCGGAATATTATTATGCGAAAAAAATGCAGGAACAGGCTGCTTATGCTTATAAGAAATATATAGAATACTGTCCTGATGGTGGTTATGTTTCTGTAGCAAAAATGAAATTGGCGTCAATAGATCCTATAATCGCTATGTCAGAACCTGAAGTTGATATTCAGAAATCAATAGAAAAATACCACGATAATCAAGTTATATTCTGTGAACATGAGTATGGTGACAAAGCATATGTAATACTTAAGGGTAATGTAAGGATAACAAAGTTTGTAAATGGTAATGAGGTTTTACTTGCTGTTTTGAAGGAAGGGGATATATTTGGGGAAATGTCTATACTTGAAAATAGACCTAGAAGCGCTACAGCAACGGCAGTAGGCGAAGTTGAACTTATGTATGTAAAGAAAGAAAGCTTTGAGACTATGGTTCATTCTAGACCTGAAATAGCAACTAGAATAATAGAGTTACTCAGTGATAGAATATGGGCTATATATAGACAACTTGCGAATATAGCTCTTAAAGATCCGAATGCTAGGATATATGATGCTATAATGATACAAATAGAAAAAAATAGAGTACCAATAAAACCAAAAGAATCTTTTAAGCTCAACTTTTCAGTTGAGGATCTTATAAAGTTTTTAGGTTATCCTATTGATGAGGGTAAGAGATATCTGAAGTCGATTCTAGAAGCTGATAAAAATATTACAATTTCTTTGGATGGTAAAATTCTTGTAAATGATTTGGATAAGCTTCTTAAGGATGTTACATTCTATAAGAAAAAACTACTAATGGAGTTAAAGATACAGTTGAGTAGAACTCAGCAAAGTAAGTAG